A single Arachidicoccus sp. BS20 DNA region contains:
- a CDS encoding Eco57I restriction-modification methylase domain-containing protein codes for MKLIENATAEKLRGGFYTPEPIASFILKWGINGSSDYDILEPSCGDGVFLEQLKENNYKFKSVTAIEFDEVEAEKSDKIKLKNKNVVNTDFHLYCNETTERFNLVVGNPPYIRYQYFDKEQQQEADKIFNRAGLKYSKLTNAWVSFVVGSSLLLKEKGKIGFVIPAELLQVSYAQQLREFLAHFYNKINIISFEKLVFPDIQQEVVLLLCERNGSGSHLIEHLELRDASDLETLDVNRLKSPSKKIDFKSNKWTYYFLEQEEIDFLENIAEKRKIPTIGDYANVEVGITTGANNYFTVPYSTVAFYQLEDFAKPMVGRSVQVNSVVFTKKDWQQNQRTEAKANLLVFPSKEKLNGHAGVKDYLQYGESIGINKGYKTGIRDDWFVIPSIKLSDALFIRRNNLFPRLILNNANAYTTDTMHRVFVMKTTNKNAFIASFYNSLSLAFSEIVGRSYGGGVLELMPSEAEQILLPYQVENAELLSSIDKMMREKKNIDEILKITNQQILKKGYSFTDKQIKLADSIWKKLSARRLNRK; via the coding sequence ATGAAGCTAATTGAAAATGCAACAGCCGAAAAACTTCGGGGTGGTTTTTATACGCCTGAGCCGATTGCTTCATTTATTTTGAAATGGGGCATAAACGGAAGTTCCGATTATGATATTTTAGAACCGAGTTGCGGGGACGGTGTATTTTTGGAACAACTCAAAGAGAATAATTACAAGTTCAAATCGGTTACAGCGATTGAATTTGACGAAGTTGAAGCAGAAAAGTCAGACAAAATAAAACTTAAAAACAAAAATGTAGTAAATACCGATTTTCATTTGTATTGCAATGAAACAACTGAACGATTTAATTTAGTTGTTGGTAATCCGCCTTATATCCGTTATCAGTATTTTGATAAAGAGCAACAGCAGGAAGCAGATAAAATCTTTAATCGTGCAGGATTAAAATATTCCAAACTAACCAATGCGTGGGTTTCGTTTGTGGTGGGCTCAAGTTTATTGTTAAAAGAAAAAGGGAAAATCGGCTTTGTTATTCCTGCGGAATTATTGCAGGTCTCGTATGCTCAACAACTGCGTGAATTTTTAGCTCATTTCTACAATAAAATCAACATCATTTCATTTGAGAAATTGGTTTTTCCCGACATTCAGCAAGAAGTTGTTTTATTGCTTTGTGAAAGAAACGGAAGCGGTTCGCATTTAATTGAACATTTAGAGTTGAGAGATGCTTCCGACCTTGAAACATTAGACGTAAACAGGCTGAAAAGCCCAAGCAAAAAAATAGATTTTAAATCCAATAAATGGACTTACTATTTTCTGGAACAGGAAGAAATTGACTTTTTGGAGAACATTGCAGAGAAAAGAAAAATCCCCACAATTGGAGATTACGCCAATGTGGAAGTTGGAATTACCACAGGAGCAAACAATTATTTTACTGTTCCCTATTCAACAGTGGCGTTTTATCAGTTAGAAGATTTTGCAAAACCAATGGTTGGAAGAAGTGTTCAGGTAAACAGTGTTGTTTTCACTAAAAAAGATTGGCAACAAAACCAACGGACAGAAGCCAAAGCAAATTTATTAGTGTTTCCATCAAAAGAAAAATTAAACGGACACGCAGGCGTAAAAGATTATTTGCAATACGGAGAATCTATCGGCATAAACAAAGGTTATAAAACAGGTATTCGTGATGATTGGTTTGTTATTCCGTCAATTAAACTTTCCGATGCGCTGTTTATCCGTAGAAATAATTTGTTCCCCCGTTTGATTTTAAACAATGCCAACGCTTATACAACAGACACAATGCACCGAGTATTCGTAATGAAAACAACGAATAAAAATGCGTTCATTGCAAGCTTTTACAATTCGCTTTCGCTGGCGTTTTCTGAAATTGTCGGACGCAGTTATGGCGGTGGGGTTCTGGAGTTAATGCCAAGTGAAGCAGAACAAATATTGTTGCCATATCAGGTAGAAAATGCCGAATTACTTTCTTCCATTGATAAAATGATGCGGGAGAAAAAAAATATTGACGAAATCTTGAAAATCACAAATCAGCAAATTTTAAAAAAGGGTTACAGCTTTACTGATAAGCAAATAAAGTTGGCTGATAGCATTTGGAAAAAATTGTCTGCAAGAAGATTAAATAGGAAATAA
- a CDS encoding Eco57I restriction-modification methylase domain-containing protein has protein sequence MTIKQLIEKYRSDRDYYLTNKYNETLLRSDFLDPFFELLGWDIKNNAGKPTNEREVILEEPLKANASENSKKPDYTFRLFSERKFFLEAKKPFVKIEADNETAKQVRRYGFTAKLKISVLSNFEYLIIYDTSVKVEKDDTFQKAIVKKYHYTEYENKFDEIRQLLGKEAVYSGAFDSEWKEIENKINLYSIDDLFLKQINEWRTALGSEIHRHEPNMSEQQLNDVVQSYLNRVLFLRVCEDRNLEDYQTLLKFANENDFKALIKKFREADRHYNSGLFDQLLKDKIVGDISSVFWTIIKQLYYPESPYSFSVFSSDILGSIYEIFLSEKLTVQNGTVELVKKPENIERDIVTTPTFIIKDILRNTVLPKCRDKTDKEIFQLKFADIACGSGAFLLELFQLLNDILIDYYLKNDTSKLIPTNINTYKLPFEIKRKVLLNCIYGVDKDYNAVEATKFGLLLKLLESEDINSTNKTKPVLPDLSGNIFFGNSLLNPKQVEKKNQTEVNPFDFSKLRFDVIVGNPPYMKSEDMKNITPLELPLYKTNYTSAYKQFDKYFLFLEQGVNLLTDNGVLGFIVPSKFTKVGAGKKLRELIAENEYLHSIVSFGANQVFADKTTYTCLLILNKQPQKTFKYAEVKSLNSWKVRETGAVKFASKKTEELDNEVWVLVPPELTNAYNKIVSQSVKLVDLIGDGNIFNGIQTSANDVYIFTPIKEDKKYYFFSKKAIEYKIEKEITKPYFQTSSGEDNLYTYRTFKPNARVIYPYTTTKTGVDLIPLAAIQKKFPLAYDYFQKHKAILNNPKRDIKPVPLTQDEWHRYGRHQSLDSCGLPQKIIVGVLSVGDKYAIDIHGTLISSGGTAGYCVVAIPETSEYSIYYIQAILNSKYLEWFSALYGEVFRGGYIARGTKVLKNLPIRKIDFANAKEKTLHEKIVSIQKELISIHDLIDANAGNKRALAPLQAQFAREKANLEKLLAKLYNLGDDDLLIPLIKELYEAN, from the coding sequence ATGACGATAAAACAGCTTATAGAAAAATATCGTTCTGACAGAGATTATTATCTGACCAATAAGTATAACGAAACATTGCTTCGCAGTGATTTCTTAGATCCGTTTTTTGAGTTGTTGGGTTGGGATATTAAAAACAATGCGGGAAAGCCGACCAACGAGCGCGAAGTGATTCTGGAAGAACCATTAAAAGCCAACGCTTCCGAAAACTCCAAGAAACCTGATTATACTTTCCGGCTTTTTTCGGAAAGGAAATTCTTTTTGGAAGCTAAGAAACCATTTGTAAAGATTGAAGCGGACAACGAAACAGCAAAGCAAGTGAGGCGTTATGGATTTACCGCTAAACTAAAAATTTCTGTTCTTTCTAATTTTGAATACCTAATTATTTACGATACTTCGGTAAAGGTTGAAAAAGATGATACGTTCCAAAAAGCAATCGTAAAAAAATATCACTATACTGAATACGAAAATAAGTTTGACGAAATCAGGCAACTGTTAGGCAAAGAAGCCGTGTATTCAGGTGCTTTTGATAGCGAGTGGAAAGAGATTGAAAATAAAATCAATCTATATTCCATTGACGATTTGTTCTTAAAACAAATCAATGAATGGCGGACTGCGTTGGGTTCCGAGATTCACAGACACGAACCGAATATGAGTGAACAACAACTGAACGATGTTGTTCAAAGTTACCTGAACCGTGTATTGTTTTTGCGCGTATGTGAGGATAGGAATTTAGAGGATTACCAAACGCTTTTGAAGTTTGCTAATGAAAATGATTTTAAAGCATTAATCAAAAAATTCAGGGAAGCTGATAGGCATTACAATTCGGGATTATTTGACCAGTTATTGAAAGACAAAATTGTTGGAGATATCAGTTCGGTATTTTGGACGATTATCAAACAATTATATTATCCTGAGAGTCCTTATTCTTTCAGCGTTTTTTCTTCGGATATTTTGGGAAGTATTTACGAAATTTTCCTTTCGGAAAAGTTAACTGTTCAAAACGGAACAGTTGAGTTGGTAAAGAAACCGGAAAATATAGAAAGGGATATTGTTACCACGCCGACATTTATCATCAAAGACATTTTAAGAAACACGGTTTTGCCAAAATGCCGGGATAAAACGGACAAGGAAATTTTTCAATTAAAATTTGCTGACATTGCTTGCGGTTCGGGAGCATTTTTACTGGAGCTTTTTCAATTGCTGAATGATATTTTGATTGATTATTATTTGAAGAATGATACTTCAAAGCTCATTCCTACGAATATTAATACTTATAAACTTCCATTTGAAATCAAGCGGAAAGTTTTACTGAATTGCATTTACGGAGTTGATAAAGATTACAATGCAGTGGAAGCAACAAAATTCGGCTTGTTGCTGAAGTTGCTGGAAAGTGAAGACATCAATTCAACCAATAAAACAAAACCTGTTTTACCCGACCTTTCAGGAAACATATTTTTCGGCAACAGTTTATTAAATCCGAAACAAGTTGAAAAGAAAAATCAAACAGAAGTGAATCCGTTTGATTTTTCAAAACTTCGTTTTGATGTGATTGTGGGTAATCCGCCTTATATGAAATCGGAGGATATGAAAAATATTACGCCGCTTGAATTACCGCTTTACAAAACCAATTACACATCTGCTTACAAACAGTTTGATAAGTACTTTTTGTTCCTGGAACAAGGAGTAAATTTATTGACGGATAACGGAGTTTTAGGCTTTATTGTTCCAAGCAAGTTTACCAAAGTTGGCGCGGGTAAAAAACTGCGTGAATTGATTGCAGAAAATGAATATCTGCATTCCATTGTTTCGTTTGGGGCGAATCAGGTTTTTGCGGATAAAACAACTTATACCTGTTTACTGATTCTGAACAAGCAGCCACAAAAGACTTTTAAATATGCGGAAGTAAAGAGTTTGAACAGTTGGAAAGTCCGGGAAACGGGAGCTGTAAAGTTTGCTTCTAAAAAAACAGAAGAATTAGATAACGAAGTTTGGGTATTGGTTCCACCTGAATTAACCAATGCTTACAATAAAATTGTATCACAAAGTGTGAAATTGGTTGATTTAATTGGCGATGGTAATATTTTCAACGGTATTCAAACAAGTGCAAACGATGTTTACATTTTCACGCCAATCAAAGAAGATAAAAAATATTATTTTTTCTCCAAAAAAGCGATTGAATACAAAATTGAGAAAGAAATTACTAAGCCATATTTTCAAACGTCCTCAGGCGAGGATAATTTATATACATACCGAACTTTCAAGCCAAACGCAAGAGTTATCTATCCTTACACAACAACAAAAACAGGAGTTGATTTAATTCCCCTTGCAGCTATTCAGAAGAAATTCCCTTTAGCTTATGATTATTTCCAAAAGCATAAAGCAATTTTGAATAATCCAAAGCGAGATATTAAACCTGTTCCGCTGACACAAGATGAATGGCACAGATACGGCAGGCACCAAAGTTTGGACAGTTGCGGCTTACCGCAAAAAATTATTGTCGGCGTTCTTTCTGTCGGAGATAAATATGCGATTGATATTCACGGTACATTAATTTCATCAGGTGGAACAGCAGGATATTGTGTAGTTGCCATTCCGGAAACCTCGGAATATTCCATTTATTACATTCAAGCCATTCTTAATTCAAAATATCTGGAATGGTTCAGTGCTCTGTATGGCGAAGTTTTCAGAGGCGGTTACATTGCAAGAGGTACAAAAGTTTTGAAAAACTTACCTATTCGAAAAATTGATTTTGCCAATGCAAAAGAAAAAACACTTCACGAAAAAATTGTTTCGATTCAAAAAGAGTTAATCAGCATTCACGACCTGATAGATGCGAATGCCGGAAACAAAAGAGCTTTAGCGCCGCTTCAAGCACAGTTTGCAAGAGAGAAAGCAAACTTAGAAAAACTGTTAGCCAAATTATACAATTTAGGCGATGACGATTTATTAATCCCTTTAATAAAAGAATTGTATGAAGCTAATTGA
- a CDS encoding helix-turn-helix domain-containing protein has translation MSIETIGEKLRGLREAKTLPLRKVAALLDIDVAILSKMERGERKLSKDIVLKLADIYEYNPDELLVLFLSDKIMYEIQDEDLGEKALKVAEKKVKYLKAKKSK, from the coding sequence ATGTCAATAGAAACAATAGGCGAAAAATTAAGAGGGCTGCGGGAAGCAAAAACACTTCCCTTGCGCAAAGTGGCTGCATTGCTTGACATCGACGTAGCTATTTTGAGCAAAATGGAGCGCGGAGAACGTAAACTATCCAAAGACATCGTTCTCAAACTTGCCGACATATATGAATACAATCCGGATGAATTATTAGTGCTTTTTCTTAGCGACAAAATAATGTATGAAATCCAAGACGAGGATTTAGGAGAAAAGGCGTTGAAAGTAGCCGAGAAAAAAGTAAAATACCTAAAAGCGAAGAAAAGCAAATGA
- a CDS encoding DUF4365 domain-containing protein → MDRPKRHNNHVLETESNKFFNNQIPHEWFIDKPDHDYGIDYIVNIVSNEHVTGLSFCVQIKSKIEERNSEAATIKLKHSTLELFNTKLEPVMLVAYIQKEKAAYWCWYNDLNIDLTSTQKTYAVKIPKTNRLSEINWNSIFEYVKDIFSMKMLVDGIKTLEFNEISNSQVFAWKFYFSGDFEKAIFYFKNLLKETPNNVTLLEALAQSEYSTFNYKEAINNINKAIALSGNDNQKLTKACILAEDGIQNGSKGKIIEAKNLFKDFLKQDNKQFVYHYNYANTLSRLAHHQEAITHFEICLKLNPNFAEAWKNLGQVYYDIREHEKELSCYDNALKINPKLPQALFSKGVTLSRIYNKNEEGLNLMLQAVNEDENMLLEYRYGYFSIAYAYEKLGNIKESLAWTDKALEYYPDDLAYLNFKSNLLIENWSDNQWLTKDAIRFFEYRLELENDFKSLYAILLMKKIDDEKEIFYLIKKYTPIFRDINFDSFELCNIKLKSSINFLLHYDRYLEFRKNYPIHRYLDHIISELYTISTEFWEILDLIFAKSFSDAISAYSKSKNSNIIAQSILDMLILAPQCLNVLFPESNHTQKDSIAIMSHIYLDFPTIIIREFGLQLGMIAGEFGLEKPNSAKNLPEIWYDKLRENTLMEINRKLKLLREE, encoded by the coding sequence TTGGACAGACCCAAAAGACATAATAATCACGTTTTAGAAACTGAATCAAATAAATTCTTTAATAATCAAATTCCACATGAGTGGTTTATTGATAAACCGGACCATGACTACGGAATTGATTATATAGTAAATATTGTTTCAAATGAGCATGTTACAGGACTCAGCTTCTGTGTACAGATAAAAAGCAAAATCGAAGAACGTAATTCTGAGGCAGCAACTATAAAATTAAAACATTCAACTTTAGAATTATTCAACACTAAACTGGAGCCGGTTATGTTGGTTGCTTATATCCAAAAGGAAAAGGCGGCTTATTGGTGCTGGTACAATGATTTAAATATTGATTTAACATCAACGCAAAAAACCTATGCGGTAAAAATACCAAAGACAAACAGACTAAGTGAAATAAATTGGAATTCCATATTTGAGTACGTTAAAGATATTTTTAGTATGAAAATGTTAGTGGATGGAATTAAAACTCTTGAATTCAATGAAATATCAAATTCGCAAGTCTTCGCTTGGAAATTTTATTTTTCGGGAGATTTTGAAAAAGCTATATTCTATTTTAAAAATCTACTAAAAGAAACGCCAAATAATGTCACACTATTGGAAGCATTGGCTCAAAGTGAATACAGTACATTTAATTATAAAGAAGCTATTAATAACATCAACAAAGCGATTGCGCTTTCCGGAAATGATAATCAAAAGCTCACAAAAGCCTGTATCTTAGCGGAAGATGGAATACAAAATGGTTCAAAAGGAAAAATTATTGAAGCCAAGAATTTATTTAAAGATTTTCTGAAACAAGATAATAAACAATTTGTCTATCATTATAATTATGCAAATACACTCAGTCGACTGGCTCATCATCAAGAAGCAATTACACATTTTGAAATATGCTTAAAACTTAATCCGAATTTTGCAGAGGCATGGAAAAATCTTGGACAAGTATATTATGACATTAGAGAACACGAAAAGGAATTAAGTTGTTATGATAATGCTCTTAAAATAAATCCCAAATTACCACAAGCTCTTTTTAGTAAAGGGGTTACTCTATCTCGTATTTATAATAAAAACGAAGAAGGATTAAATTTGATGTTACAAGCAGTCAATGAAGATGAAAATATGTTACTTGAATACCGTTATGGATATTTCAGTATTGCTTACGCTTATGAGAAATTAGGGAATATAAAAGAATCATTAGCGTGGACTGATAAAGCATTGGAGTATTATCCTGATGATTTAGCTTATTTGAACTTCAAGTCAAATTTACTGATTGAAAATTGGTCAGATAATCAATGGCTAACAAAGGATGCAATACGATTTTTTGAATATAGACTTGAATTAGAAAATGACTTTAAGAGCCTCTATGCCATTTTGTTAATGAAAAAAATAGATGATGAAAAAGAAATATTTTATTTAATTAAAAAATATACGCCGATTTTCAGAGATATTAATTTTGATTCTTTTGAACTATGTAACATAAAACTTAAAAGCAGCATAAATTTTTTGCTCCATTATGACAGATATTTAGAGTTTCGGAAAAACTATCCAATTCATAGATATTTAGATCATATTATTTCTGAGTTATATACTATTTCTACAGAATTCTGGGAGATATTAGATTTGATTTTTGCAAAAAGTTTTAGCGATGCTATTTCAGCGTATTCAAAAAGTAAAAATTCTAACATTATTGCGCAATCAATACTTGACATGTTGATTCTTGCTCCACAATGCCTCAACGTTTTGTTTCCAGAATCTAATCATACTCAGAAAGATTCAATCGCCATAATGTCTCATATTTATCTTGATTTTCCGACAATAATTATTAGAGAATTTGGATTACAATTAGGAATGATAGCGGGGGAATTCGGATTGGAAAAGCCGAACTCCGCAAAGAATTTACCCGAAATTTGGTACGATAAACTTCGAGAAAATACTTTAATGGAAATCAACAGAAAATTGAAACTGTTGAGGGAAGAATAA
- a CDS encoding P-loop ATPase, Sll1717 family has product MNAITALLHTDFGNPDGLYDHNLENYFLDQKYWEDIIEKATYYVIGRKGTGKSAIYNWISNRQREKGIIVSNLSFKSFPFEKLLRLSDDDFSRPNQYQSIWKNIILSEFAKQIVIDQNSKITNGFKELKDFVDHKYGRNLRDLHTQITQHTRKTEFGLQFQGIGPKSELQIAKTYDDGLNNISEINERLEQLIFEIVGVNQRTYIIQFDQLDDNYTQYVDNHKYFESLISLFKVVYSLNSQLLGINKKTKVVAYLRSDIFNQFSSHDPDSAKFDFHTHNLNWAIINKQDWYNPPLLQLINIRIESSIKELQGKGSFNYIFNRNFIKLYENHNQIDPFRYVVHRTFHRPRDIVQFCIKIKKEAQDSNKLDYTTIKSAEKEYSMWLIDELKNEISPVISATDTLFAFLRSLGTRTFSNQEFQSKFLDARNKNINKSPQALLRYLYSLGIIQNINFSDQRTEFFSIIRNERSNYEPRLKSVLHSGLFKGLHTFYK; this is encoded by the coding sequence ATGAATGCAATAACTGCACTCCTTCATACAGATTTTGGTAATCCTGATGGGCTATATGATCATAATTTGGAAAATTATTTTCTAGATCAAAAGTATTGGGAAGATATAATTGAGAAAGCTACTTATTATGTTATTGGTCGAAAAGGAACAGGAAAATCAGCCATTTACAATTGGATTAGTAATAGACAAAGAGAAAAGGGTATCATAGTAAGCAATCTGTCTTTCAAATCATTTCCCTTCGAAAAATTGTTAAGACTCTCAGATGATGATTTTTCAAGACCAAACCAGTATCAAAGTATCTGGAAGAATATAATTTTGAGTGAATTTGCAAAACAAATTGTTATAGACCAAAATAGCAAAATAACGAACGGATTTAAAGAATTGAAGGATTTTGTTGACCATAAGTACGGACGAAACTTAAGAGATCTTCACACTCAAATCACTCAACATACAAGAAAAACTGAATTTGGATTGCAATTTCAAGGAATTGGTCCAAAATCTGAACTGCAAATAGCGAAAACATATGATGATGGTTTGAATAATATATCAGAAATTAATGAGCGATTAGAACAATTAATTTTCGAAATCGTTGGAGTAAATCAAAGAACTTATATAATTCAGTTTGATCAGCTAGATGATAATTACACGCAATATGTTGATAATCACAAATATTTTGAATCATTAATTAGTTTATTTAAAGTTGTTTATTCATTAAATTCCCAGTTATTAGGAATAAATAAAAAAACAAAAGTTGTTGCATATCTTAGGTCAGATATATTTAACCAATTCAGTAGCCATGACCCAGATAGTGCAAAGTTTGATTTTCATACTCATAATTTAAATTGGGCAATTATCAATAAACAGGATTGGTATAATCCCCCTTTATTACAACTTATCAATATTCGTATAGAAAGTAGTATTAAAGAACTTCAGGGTAAAGGTTCATTCAATTATATTTTTAATCGAAATTTCATAAAATTGTACGAGAATCACAATCAAATAGACCCTTTCAGATACGTAGTTCACAGGACATTCCATAGACCTAGAGATATTGTACAATTTTGTATAAAAATTAAGAAAGAAGCACAAGACTCAAATAAGTTGGATTATACAACTATAAAATCTGCTGAAAAGGAATACTCCATGTGGTTGATTGACGAATTAAAAAATGAAATATCACCTGTAATTTCAGCAACTGACACACTTTTTGCTTTTTTAAGGTCTTTGGGCACTAGGACTTTTTCAAATCAAGAATTTCAAAGCAAGTTTTTAGATGCTCGGAATAAGAACATAAATAAAAGTCCGCAAGCTTTATTAAGATACTTATATTCTTTAGGCATTATTCAGAATATTAATTTTTCAGACCAAAGAACAGAATTTTTTTCTATAATTAGGAACGAGCGCTCCAACTATGAACCTCGATTAAAATCTGTTTTACATTCTGGACTTTTTAAAGGATTACATACATTTTATAAATAG
- a CDS encoding TlpA family protein disulfide reductase, which yields MKKLLGLMAMLCFAFNGYGQRQKTAIKSFFISEKVPDLPLSNIINYKDTAATLSSFSGKLIILDFWDLHCGSCIHMFPLEDSIQRQFKNDVQFILIAPDDKTKVEAFLKRWDSAHSHVLSIPIVTGDKLLSQLFRHWYIPHYVWIAPTGKILAQTSLSIINKNSIAAAIQWIRADMATLRSYHYPPNQLTFQQPSAELMQLFNNYKNSKTSTINE from the coding sequence ATGAAAAAGCTTTTAGGCTTAATGGCAATGCTGTGCTTCGCATTCAACGGATATGGGCAAAGGCAAAAAACAGCGATTAAATCATTTTTCATTAGCGAAAAAGTACCCGATTTACCATTAAGTAACATCATTAATTACAAGGATACGGCTGCAACATTATCATCGTTCAGCGGTAAATTAATCATATTGGATTTTTGGGATTTGCACTGCGGCTCCTGTATTCATATGTTTCCTCTTGAAGATTCCATACAACGGCAGTTTAAGAATGACGTACAGTTTATACTCATTGCACCGGACGACAAAACTAAAGTAGAAGCATTCCTGAAACGCTGGGATAGTGCACATTCCCACGTTTTATCCATTCCAATTGTAACCGGGGACAAGCTGCTCTCGCAACTTTTTCGGCATTGGTATATACCACACTACGTGTGGATTGCGCCAACAGGCAAAATACTGGCACAAACCTCTTTATCCATAATTAATAAAAACAGTATTGCCGCCGCTATACAATGGATAAGGGCGGACATGGCAACGCTCCGGTCTTATCATTATCCACCAAACCAATTGACATTTCAACAGCCTTCTGCTGAATTGATGCAGTTATTTAATAATTATAAAAATTCAAAAACTTCCACTATTAACGAATGA